ACGCACCTTTGTGACGCGTGCCCGCAACGCGGACGACGGCGCCATCCGCCTTCAGGGGGCCGGTCACGTTCTCGCAGCGTATGTCTGCGTCATGCGCGGCAAACTTTTGGGGGAGGGGACCCCCACCATTTTGGGGCTTCGCACCATGGCTCTGGGAACGCCGTCGGACATTGATGTGACAGTGTCACTATCAGCCGTGGCCGACCGCCTCGCCCGCATGGACGAAGGGGATGCCAAGCTTCCAGTTCCACCCATGACGGTTCAGGAATCCTGGACGGGCATCAGCGCTCCGCGCAGCGCGTGGGAAGAAATTGGAACCATTTCTGCCGACGAGCTGATCGCCGTGGCGAAGTCTGGCGTTCAGGAAATCGGGCAGATTATCCCCGTCAACCCGGGGGCCCTGCTGGTGAACAACGTCCGGGCCTCCGTCTGGGGGCGCCCCATGGACGGGGTTCCGGGCGAGATTCCCGGAGGTGCGGCCTTCGCAGCTTACGCACTGGGCTTCGTGGCGCCGGGCGAAAGCGGCACCATTTACAGCTCCCACCGCTGGCTGCGGATCAGCACCAACCGCGGGCACATCTTGGTCAAGCCGGCGTCGCTGCTATAGGGAGTCCTGAAGTTGCGGCGCTGGTAGGGGCGCCCGCTATCAGCAACGCCCGCCAACTGCAGCGCCCGCTATCAGCAACGCCCGCCAACTGCAGCGCCCGCTATCTACAGCGCCTGCTAACTACAGTGCCCGCCAACTACAGTGCCTGAGTCGGATCTGACGGGGCGTTGACCAATGAATGAGCTGCGCGCTCCATGTAATCCCACAAAGTGGCCTCATGCATGGGGGACAGCTCACCGGCATCCACACCCTTGCGCATGGCGGCGAGCCAGCGGTCGCGCGCCTCGGGCGTGACAGCGAACGGCACGTGGCGCATGCGCAGGCGCGGGTGGCCGCGTTCCTCCAAGTATGTGCGCGGTCCGCCCCAATACTGTTCGATGAACATCAGCATGCGGTGCTCGGCCGGGCCCAGATCTTCCTCGTGGTACATGGCGCGCAGCAACGGATCGGCGGCGATGCCCTGGTAGAAGACATGAATGATCTTCTTGAACGTCTCGTGACCGCCCACCTGCCCGTAGAAAGTATCCGAATAATCCACCGGCTCATCCGCTGCGGGGACCGAGGTGGATGGCAGTGGACGGCCCACGGTGGTGGGAATGGGCAGCAAGGTGGCCAGTGGCTCGCCAAAGCGTGACGGGATGGCTGTCCCCTCCGTAGCCGTCTTTTCGGCCGCATCGTTGGCAGCCGGTCCGTTGGCGAAGGGTGAGGTGGGGGTGTACTCGGAACTCATGGTTTGTTCAGATCTTTCTGGGTGCTCATTCGGTGGACTCGTTGGCGTTGCTGGCGCTCGCTGCGCCCCTGAGGTTCGGAGCGCTATTGAGGTTCGACGCCGGACCCGCTCCTTGCGCCGATGCTGCGCCTGCCGCGTCTGCAGCGGGGGCCGGGGACACGCCGTCGTCCGTGTCAATTGCGGGGGCGGTGTAGCTGCCCTTGGAACGGTTGCCCAGGCGCAAAATCTCGCCGTTGCGCAAGTACCAGAGCGTGCCATCTTCACCTAGGACCCGGGTGATACGCAGGCTCACATACTCAACCGTGCCGATGACTTCACTGGTTTGGATGACGTCGCCAATGCCGTATTGATCTTCGATGGCGATGAAGATCCCAGCCAGGAAGTCGCGGATGAGCTGCTGGCAACCGAAACCAATCGCAATACCCACCACACCAACACTGGCCAGCAGAGGCGCAATATCGATCTCGAAGGCTATCAGCACGTAGAAGCTCGTCACCACGGCAACCACAATGGTCAGGACCGAGTTCAGAAGGGTGCCGATGGTGCGGGCTCGCTGCACGCGTCGCTCATTTTCCAACGCCCGGACTACGGGGTCGAGGTTGCGCAGCATGGGGGCCGCCCAGCGCAAGGTTCGGTGCTCCAACGGTGCCCGGTCCGCCCTGGCGCGTTTAACGACGATCCGGATCAAATAGTGCAGCACCAGCCATACCGCCACGCCAATGGCGATGGTGATGCCAGCCAAGGCTAGATGGTTGAGGAAGGTGTTGTTGGCTTCACCAAGGAAATTTGCAGCTTGCACTCGTGATCTACCTTGCATCCGTTCGGGGTTGGAAAGGGGGCCTATGACCAACCCTAACGCGGGCACGGCATGCTTTTAGTCCTGCGTGGCGGTCAGCAGCCCCGGTTCGTGATGCACAGGAAAGTTCACGCTGCGCGCGATGAAGCACTGTGACGCCGCTTCGGCGTGCAGGGAAAGTGCCAGGTCTGTGGTGGCAGGGTCTGCCACGTAGACCTTTGGGTGCAGTGTGGCCGATTCGAATTGTCCGCTGCCATCGGGGTTCAGAATGAGGGTGCCGTTGGCGCAGTCTTCATACTTGGTGACCACCACGCCATGTTTGAGTGCCACGTGCAGGTAGGACAGCATGTGGCACTGCGCCAGAGCTGTCAGGAGCAACTGTTCCGGGTTCCAGCGGTCCCGGTCGCCGTGAAAGGTCTTATCGGCTGAGCCAAGCAGCACGGGCACGCCAACGGCCGTGACGGTGTGGTCGCGGCCGTAAGCATTGTAAGCGGATGTCCCGGTTCCCCGGTTCCCGGTCCAATTGATGTTGATCTCGTAATGATGCTGATTCAGTCCCATGAGGCTAAGCGTAGCGCTAGGGGCCCCAAACGAGCTTGCGAGTTATGGGGGAGAAGCGTAGCGGTAGCGCTAGGGGCCCAAACGAGTTTGCGAGTTATGGGGAGCGGTGGAGTGGCGTTTAGAGGAACGGGCGGAGCGCCGCAGCGTATCCGTACCGGTACCCGTCGGCATTGGGATGGAACGCGAAGGGGTTTGGCCCTCCTGGATAGGTCAGCCACGGTGAGGACGAAGGAACGCCATGGCCGCGGAATAGATAAGCCACCGGAACAAATGCTGTCCTGTTCGAGAGCGCGCTGAGCGCTAATACGCCGTTGAGTAAGTCAGCTGCTGCATTGAGTGTTTTAGTACCACTGATTTGAGTGGGTGTGTAACCCAAAGCGGCCATGTTCTGCGGTTCAAAGAGCCGCGGATAGCCCAGATACAGCACCCTTGCTCCGGGGGCCTTGGCCTTGATGGCTTTGAGCATGGAGGTGACGGACTTGGGTAGATTTTTCATGAGGCTCACCGAGTTGGCCACGGCTGATTTGCAGACGGCCTCGGTCGAGGTCGGTGCAAGGCAGGCCGCTATGGCGGCGGTCCAGCCAATGTCGTTGCCACCTGCCGTCAGCGTGATGAGTGTGGTGTTGGGCGCGAGCAGCGGGACTTCCAAGGTCCGGACCTGCTCCGTGGTGAAGCCGGCACACGCCAAATTGCTGAATTGGGTGCCCAGCGAGGCGGCAACCCACGTGCCATAGCCGTTGACGCTCTGGCCGCAGCCGCCAAATTCGTCGCCTCCGCCGGATCCTGCCGAATAAGAATCGCCCATCACGGAGTAACTGATAGTGGTTGAGGCGGTGTGTGTCTGGGCCGTGGCCGGTGCTCCGGCGAAGCCTGCAATCATCCCGATGGACAGGAGCGCAACTGCGCCTGTGCGGGCAACAAATCCCTTAAAATTATGTATTCCCATGCCCTGAAGATACGCCGCAGAACCGGGCGGGCATAGACTTGCCGGGACGTGCTTTTTCATGGCCGGCGCCTGTGTGCCGACTGGAATAGCTGCATGCAAAAACGGGTGCGCCCGCAGCTTTTTACAGCTGGGGCACACCCGAAAAGGCTCTTAGACGTCGGCGGCCTGGGCCCGTAGCGCGCGCACCACTGTGTCCCGGCTTTCCGTCAGTAAGCGGCGCAGGGCCGGAACATCCGGGCTCAACGCGTCAAGGAAAGCATCCGTGGCGTCCAGTGTTGTTTGCGATACCAGCTGCGACGGGTACAGTCCGGTGATCATGGACGATGCCGTCTCGTATGACTTGGATTCCCACAGTTCCTGGATAGCCGCGAAGTACTTAGCCACATAAGGCTCAAGCAGGGAGGTGTCCCACACCTTCGTGAAGCCATCGATCGCCGCGCGCTGCAGAGCGTTAGCTCCTTCACCCCGGACAACGACGGACTCCCAGGTCGCAGCCTTCCCCTCGGCTGTGGGGATGGCTGCGTGGGCAGTCGCTGCCGCAAGCTGACCATTTTGCGTGTTGTCCAGAGCCAAGGCGGCCTCAATAACGGAGGCATCGGCACGGCCACCTGCGGCCAGCGAGATCAAGAATTCCCACCGCATGTCGGTATCCAACGCCAGCTCATCCAGCTGCTGCTCTCCATCCAGCAATGCCTGCACAACATCGAGTTGAGCCGCCGATTGTGCGTGGCCGGCAAAGGCCTTCACAAACTGCAGCTGCGCATCTGAGCCGGCCGCAGCATTCTGGGCCAGCTCCCACACGGAATCGGCCGCGGCAATAGCGGTTGCCTTCTGGTGTGCGGGGGCCACGTAGTAATGAAGCGCCGTGGCAAGCTGACGCAGCAGCACCATGATGACAGTTGAATCGGTCTCGGAACCAATCGTAGCCAGCACAAATTCCACGTAGTCACGGGCAGGGGTTTCGCCGTCGCGTGCGGCATCCCAGGCCGACGCGGAGACCAGCGTCCGGGGCAGGGAGTCACGGAAGTCCTGCAAATGAGCCTTGGCAGTGGCGAGAGAAACCTCATCGAGGCGGATCTTCGCGTACGCCAGATCATCGTCGTTGAGCAGGATCAGCGCTGGGCGCTTCATGCCAACCAGTTCCGGAACGTCCGTGGTGGGACCGTCAATATCCAACTCAACTCGGTGGGTACGGACCAGCTTGCCGGAATCGGCCCCGGAGGTAGCCAGATCGTAGAAGCCGATGGCGGCACGGTGCGGTCGCAACGTTGGGTGCTGTGCCACAGCGGACTGGGCGATCGAGAACGAGGTGATCACGCCGTCGTCGCTCACTTCAAGAGCGGGCTTGAAGGTATTGACGCCAGCGGTTTCGAGCCACTTTTCGGTCCACGAGGAGAGGTCGCGGCCGCTGGCAGCCTCGAGCTCCACCATCAGATCTGGCAGCTCGGTGTTGGACCAGGCGTGCTTGGCGAAGTAGGCGCGGACGCCGGCCATGAACTCTTCCTGGCCCACCCAGGCCACGAGCTGGCGCAATACCGAGGCGCCCTTGGCATAGGTGATGCCGTCAAAATTGACCAGCACGTCCTCGAGATCGTTGATCTCGGCCTTAATAGGGTGCGTGGAAGAGAGCTGATCCTGACGGTACGCCCAGCTCTTTTCCAGCGAGGAGAACGTGGTCCACGCATCCACATACTGCGTGTTTTCCGCGGCGGCCAGGGTGGACATGAACTCGGCGAAGGACTCGTTGAGCCATAGGTCATTCCACCAGCGCATGGTGACGAGGTCGCCGAACCACATGTGCGCGAGCTCGTGCAAGATGGTGATGGCGCGGCGTTCCACCATGGCATCGGTGACCTTGGAGCGGAACACGTAGCTTTCCAAGAACGTTACGGCGCCAGCGTTTTCCATGGCTCCGGCGTTGAATTCGGGCACGAACAGCTGATCGTACTTGGGGAACGGGTACGGCACGCCGAACTGCTTCTCGAAGAATTCAAAGCCTTGGCGGGTCAGTTCAAAGACGTTCTCGGCGTCCAGGAATTCCATGAGTGACTTTCGTGCGAACACGCCCAACGGAACGATCCGCCCGTTGGAGCTGGTGAGTTCGCCGCGTACGCACTCATACGGTCCGGCAATCAACGCGGTGATGTAGCTGGACATCTTCAACGTCGGCTCAAAGTGCCAGACGGACCTCTTGACGCCGTCAACTTCGCCAGCAGCTACCGGGACAGGGGTGGGGGAGTTGGAGATAACGTCCCAGTGCGACGGTGCCGTGATGTGGAACGTGAATTCCGCCTTCTGGTCCGGCTGCTCAAACACGGCAAACATGCGGCGGGAATCCGGCACCTCAAACTGGCTATAGAGGTACACCTCCCCGTCCACGGGGTCCACAAAGCGGTGCAGGCCTTCGCCGGTGTTCATGAACAGCGCATCGGCTTTGACGGTCAGTTCATTCTCGGCGGCGAGCTTAGGCAGCTGGATGCGGACGCCGTCGGACACCTCTGCGGGGTCCAGCTCAACCCCGTTCAGGGTCACTTGGTGCACGGTTTTGGTCACCGCATCAATGAACGACGACGAACCCTCCTTCGCGCTGAACCGCACCGTTGTGGTGGAGGCGAAGGTAGATTCGGAGGTGGTCAGGTCAAGGGTTACGTCATAGCTTGAGACGCTCAAGGTGGCTGTGCGCTCAATAGCTTCGGCGCGAGTGAGATTCATACCAGGCAAGGTGATGCCGTCCGTTCAGGTTCTCGTGGAAATTTCCGGGATAACCATCCCGTTCACTGCTGTGTGCAGTGGGCGGTGATGGATTTACGATGATTCTTCCACGTTACGCCCCCACTGTGCCGCAGCTGGCGAAGTTGTCCTGCCGGTGCGCTGTGGGGCAGGGTTGATGACAAACGGACCGCGAGTCGGGGCCGAGGAATCTAGCTTGACGATGGAGTTTACGTGGGGAAGCAAGTGCGCAGCATTGACGCCGAAAAAGCCTACAATCGGCGGTGGTTGCTGGGGCTGATAGTGGGGTTGTTGCTCTTGAGCGTCCTCGGATCTCTCTGGATGTTCACCGTGGCGTCCAGACTCCCGCCGGAACTTGCCATCCACTGGAACTCCAAGAATGAGGTGGATGGCTGGACGTCGTTGTGGGGTATCGCGGTCACCACGGTACTGACCGCCGTGGGTGTTGGTGGCGTCATTGCTGTGCTTGCAGTGGTTTCTCGCGGCCAGAACCTCCTCATTGCCCGCATTGGTGCTGGCGTAGGCGTTGGCTTCGGCGTTGGTCTAGCCACACTGATGGTGGCCGTTGTGGCTGGCCAAATTGATCTCATGGACACCACGCAGGCCGAGGTTTCCGGGCCGGTCATGGCTGCTGGTTTGGCGCTGGCCCTGATCCTTGGAGTCCTCGTGATGTGGCTCTACACTCCCGGTGAGTTGGACCGGACACCGGACGCCGAGGTGCTGGCAGTTAATGCATCGGCAACGGAGGAAGGATCCGCTCTCGCCCTTGACGGAGCGGAACGGGCCGCGCAGGGTGAAACCATGAGGATTAGCGTCTCCATGGGCAAGTGGGCCTGGGTATTGAGCGTGGGCCTTGGCGCGACCGTTGCTGTGAGTACTTACTTTATTTTTCCGGTGTTGGCGCTTCTGGGCGTGGTGATCGGCGCCATTACGTGGGTGTTCTGTCAGGGCACGGCCGTCATCGGCCCGGACGGCGTTAAGGTTCTGGCGTCAGGATTCTTCAAGCTCATGCCGCTGGAATGGAAGGAAGTCCGTGGCGCGTCCGTGGATGACATCAAGGCCATGGACTACGGCGGCTGGGGCTACCGAATGAACGGCGGCAGCGTTGCCTTCATCATGAGCAGCGGCCCGGCCCTGGTCATGGAGTGCGGTTTCCACCAAAAATTCGTCATCTCCATGCCTGATGCCCAGAGCGCCGGCGAGGCCGCTGCCTTGGTGAATGGTTATGCCCAGAGCCGGAAAGTGAAAAACTAGTCGTATGGCACGCGATAGCAGAGACAAATCCTCCAGCGAGCGGCACCTTGACGTTCAGGCGCTGCGCTTTTCCCTAGTGTTCCCGGGATTACTGGCCGTGGGGCTCATCTTGGGCGGGCTCATGTTGGCCGCCAAACTCCCGGCAGGTGTGGTGCTGCCCTTAGGTGGAAACCCCGTGCCGGTGTCTGTCTTTCTGGGAGTCGGCGTGGCAAGCATAATTCTTGTGGGCGTAGGTCTGGGCAGCCAAGGGGCACGCACCACCTTGCCGCGCATGCTGCGCCGGATCGTGTTGGGGTTGGCCGTGGCGCTGCAATTATCGGTCTTCACCCTTTTTGTTGCAGCACTGCTGGGACAGGGAGCCCGCGGCCAATTGACTCCGGAGCGGGTGGATAACTACGTGCTGCTGATGGGCTGCGGCCTGGCTCTGGCCATGGGTGTGGTTCTAGCGTTGACGTTCAAACCTGATGAACAGTGGACGTCCGCCGACGACGGCGCCTTCGCCGCGCTGCTCAGCGCAGAAGCGGACCCGCAGGCCGCTAAAGACCAGCTCCACTATTTCCTGCATCCGCGCAGCTCCGTCGTCATCATGATTCTGCTGGCCGCCATCATGCCGGGAGCGTTTCTGGCACTGATCTCGCCGTGGATCCTGCTCGCCCTGGTGGTGGCGGCTCTGCTGGCCATCGCCATGCTGTGCGCCACCGTGCAGGTTGATCGGGAGCGGCTGATCGTGAAGATCCTGGGTTTCATTCCCGTACTGGTGGCACCGTGTGAAGGTCTTGATGCGGCGGTGTCCTTAGACATTGTGGCGGGTGACTACGGTGGCTGGGGCCTGCGCAAGCACAGCGGATCCGCCACCTATTTGACTCGCTCAGGTGCCGCCGTCGTACTTCGAGCGAACGACGGCGGGAAGGTTGTGGTGGGTGCGCCCAACCTCGACGTGGCTGATGAGCTCTCGGAGATCCTCAACCGTCGGGCCGGGAAAACGCCGCAGCAGCGTTAATGATTCGGGGCAGGGCGGCGCCTCGGCAGGAGCATGGTGCGCTGGTAGGTAGGCTAGACGCAGCACAATCACCTCGAACCTAAGGAATTCTCATGCGCGTTCACATCGCAACCGACCACGCCGGCATGGAGCTCAGCGCCCACCTCATCACAGCACTGTCCGCCAAGGGCTACGAGATGATTGACCACGGCCCGCAGGCCTACGACGCCGAGGATGACTACCCCTCCTTCTGCATCAACGCAGCACTCGCCGTTGTGGCAGACCAGGCCGCCGGGGTGGACGCGCTGGGGATCGTATTGGGCGGCTCAGGCAACGGCGAGCAAATCGCGGCCAACAAGGTCAAGGGCGTGCGCGCAGCACTGGCCTGGAACCTGTCCACCGCACAGCTGGCCCGCGAGCACAACGACGCCAATGTGGTGGCCGTCGGTGGTCGCCAGCACAGCGTTGAAGAGGCCACGGAAATCATCGAAGCGTTCCTGGCTGAGCCCTTCAGCGACGCCGAACGCCACGTGCGCCGCATCGGCAAGATCGCCACGTATGAGACCACCGGCGACGTCGTCGAGTAACTAACAACGAGTAAACAGTGGTGTCCGTTGTGAGTAGATACACGGTTTTGGCCCCAGGACGCTCGGTGTCAGGGGCGGCTTCCGGGCGTGAATACAATGCCTGAGGGGCATTCGGTCCACCGCCTGGCGCGGCAGTTCAGCGACGTCTTTGCCGGTGCCGCGCTGGCAGTCTCCAGTCCGCAGGGAAAGTTTGCTGCTGGAGCGTTGCTCCTTGATGGCCAGGTGTTGGAACGGGCCGAGGCGCACGGCAAACAAATGTTCCTGTACTTCACTCACGACCTGGTGATGCGGGTGCACCTTGGCCTGTACGGAGCGTGGGACTTTGGTGGGGACTCAACATTCACCGGAGCCTCCAGCATTGGCGCACCGCGGCGCATTGGTGAACGGGAAATTGTTGGGGATCGTGGGTGGGCCCACGCGTCCGAGGGCCCCGCGGCGAACTTGCGAGCCGGGGGAGGACGTGGGTGGGCCCACGCGTCCGAGGGCCCCGCGGCGAACTTGCGAGCCGGGGGAGGACGTGGGGACTACCACGGGCCGCCAGTACCCAAGGGCGCCGTGCGCGTGCGTCTTGTCTCGGATCACGGTTGGGCTGATCTTCGCGGACCCACGGCCTGCGAGGTTATTACCCCAGCCGAATCGGAGGCGGTTCGGCGCAGGCTGGGACCCGATCCACTGAACAATGTGCCAGGTGACGCGCAGGAGTTTGCGCGCCGGATCCGTAAGAGTTCCACGTCCATTGCCTTGCAGTTGATGAAGCAGGAAGTGCTGGCTGGGGTGGGCAACGTTTACCGGGCCGAGGTGCTGTTCCGGCTAGGGCTTGATCCCCTGATGCCAGGCAAGAGCTTGCAGGCCGATGAGGCGCAGGCGCTGTGGGGCGACATTGGGCGCATTATGGCCGATGGTGTCCGCGATGGCCGCATCATCACCACTGAGCTCTGTGATCGTCCCACTGGTGTGGGGTTGGAGGTGGGTCACGGGCTGCGTGAACGCACTGTGTCCGGCTTCGCTGCGTCTAGCGTTGTAGCCGCCAACTCAGCCATGGCCTCAGCCACTAACAAGGACGTGCCGGTGGATGATGCTCACTACGTGTACAAACGCGAAGGAAGGCCCTGCAGGCATTGCGGCACCGAGATTGCCATGAAAGAGCTCGGCGGCAGAAAGCTGTACTGGTGTCCGGGCTGCCAAGGACGCTAGCCGTCCACCCATGAAGCATGCCGCCGTTGCTGCCGCAGGGGACCGGCTATTACCGCCAGTAGAGCAGCGGCAATACTTGGAATCTGCGGCATTTTTGGGCTTAGGGGAGCTCGATTTGCAGGACCGGCAAAGTGGTTGATAGTGTTACGGAGTTGTTCCGGCGAAAGCCCACAATGATCCCCATAACTGGGGGCGTAGCTTAATGGTAAAGCCTCAGTTTTCCAAACTGATGACGCGGGTTCGATTCCCGTCGCCCCCTCCAAATTGCAAGTTCCCCGGTCACTTGGCCGGGGAACTTTTGCGTTCCGCGGTACTTTGACGTTTTCGCCATAGTTCTAACGTGCGCGAAAACGTCAAAGTACCGCGGATTCCTCGGGTGACGTGGGCCGATTGTGCATCTGGGAACTTTTGCCCGTAGACTGTTGCGGGCACTACGGGGCGTAGCGTAGTGGCTAGCGCGCCTGCTTTGGGAGCAGGAGACCGCAGGTTCGAGTCCTGTCGCCCCGACTTCAGCATTATCCGGATCACGTTTGGTCAGTGACTGCCCATGTGCTGGGCCTAATAATCCATCAACAGACCATCAGGAGTACCACGCTGTGAAGAGCGCTGTCGAAACCCTCACACCCACTCGTGTAAAGCTCGATGTTGAGGTTTCCTTTGAGGAATTGAAGCCCAGCATCACCGAGGCTTACAAGACCATTGGTACGCAGGTCCAGGTACCCGGCTTCCGTAAGGGCAAGGTCCCCAACACGCTGATCGATCAGCGCGTTGGCCGTGGCTACGTTCTGGAAACGGCTATCAACTCCGGCCTCAACGGCTGGTACCAGGAAGCAGTTGTCGAGAACAAGCTGGTTCCGTTGAGCCGTCCCGAGGTTGAAATCACCGAAGTTCCGGACCCGACCGGCACCGACGGTGTCGTCAAGTTCCACGTCGAGCTGGACATCCGCCCCGAAATCGAACTGCCGAACTACGAAGGCATCGAGGTTGAGGTTGCTGCTGTTGAGGCTTCCGATGAAGACACCGACAAGGCACTGGATGAGCTGCGCGGTCGCTTCGGCACACTGAAGGCTGAAGATCGTCCGGCCGTTGATGGTGACTTCCTCACCATCAACATCGCTGCCAAGATCGACGACGTCGAGGTTGACTCAGCATCTGACCTTTCCTACCAGATCGGTGCCGGCAACATGCTTGACGGCCTGGATGAAGCCGCAACCGGCCTCTCTGCTGGCGAAGAAGCCATCTTCACCACCAAGCTTGCCGGTGGCGAGCACGCTGGTGAAGAAGCACAGGTTAACCTCAAGGTAACCTCCGTGAAGGTTCGCGAACTGCCCGAGGCAAACGACGACTTCGCTCAGCTGGCTTCCGAGTTCGACACCATTGCCGAACTGAAGGAAGACTTGGCCAAGCAGGCTGCCGAGTCCAAGACCGTTGAGCAGGGCGTTGAAGCTCGCGACAAGGTTCTTGAGAAGCTCGTTGCCCTCGTTGAGGTTCCGGTTCCGGATTCCGTCATCGCCGATCAGCTCGAGCAGCACTTCAAGCCGGAGAACTCACACGGCCCCGAAGAGCACGACACCGAAGAGCACCGCGCCGAGGTCAAGGAAAACACCGAGAAGGCGTTCCGCAACGAGATCATCCTCGATGCCATCGCTGAGAAGGAAGAAGTCAGCGTCAGCCAGGCTGAACTGATCGACTACATCGTTTCCTCCGCCAGCCAGTACGGCATGGAACCGAACCAGTTCGCTCAGATGCTGGACTCCTCCGGTCAGGTCAACATGATCGTTGGCGAAGTTCGCCGCCGCAAGGCTCTTGCCGCTGTTCTGGCCAAGGCCACCGTGACCGATTCTGAGGGTGCCGCCGTGGACCTGACAGACTTCGTGTCCGTTGCTGCTGAGGAAGAAGAAGTTGCTTCCGAGGACGAGGTCATCGAGGCCACAGCAGTTTCTGATCCGGGCGAAGCTCGCATCTAAGGTCCTTCCCGCCTCAGGGAAACACGTTCGAAAAAGCCGCTGCCGGTTCCTTACTAAGGAGCCGGCAGCGGTTTTTTGTTTCCGGGGTTCAGCGTTGCCACAGGGCCGTTTTATTCCCGTTCGCGGGGCGGCTGCGGTGATCGTGCGCCGACAGCGAACAGTGCGCCAAAGGTGGATAATCCCGGCCGAAAAAGGGCTACTGTCCAAGTAGTGAACATTAGTGATGGCTACGTTGGACTTGCTCAACTAGCCGCACGAAGGAGAGGTAAACCCACCATGGCACAGCACAACACCCCCACGATGGCTAGCGCGGACCCGTCC
The Arthrobacter alpinus genome window above contains:
- a CDS encoding Fpg/Nei family DNA glycosylase; translated protein: MPEGHSVHRLARQFSDVFAGAALAVSSPQGKFAAGALLLDGQVLERAEAHGKQMFLYFTHDLVMRVHLGLYGAWDFGGDSTFTGASSIGAPRRIGEREIVGDRGWAHASEGPAANLRAGGGRGWAHASEGPAANLRAGGGRGDYHGPPVPKGAVRVRLVSDHGWADLRGPTACEVITPAESEAVRRRLGPDPLNNVPGDAQEFARRIRKSSTSIALQLMKQEVLAGVGNVYRAEVLFRLGLDPLMPGKSLQADEAQALWGDIGRIMADGVRDGRIITTELCDRPTGVGLEVGHGLRERTVSGFAASSVVAANSAMASATNKDVPVDDAHYVYKREGRPCRHCGTEIAMKELGGRKLYWCPGCQGR
- a CDS encoding mechanosensitive ion channel family protein — protein: MQAANFLGEANNTFLNHLALAGITIAIGVAVWLVLHYLIRIVVKRARADRAPLEHRTLRWAAPMLRNLDPVVRALENERRVQRARTIGTLLNSVLTIVVAVVTSFYVLIAFEIDIAPLLASVGVVGIAIGFGCQQLIRDFLAGIFIAIEDQYGIGDVIQTSEVIGTVEYVSLRITRVLGEDGTLWYLRNGEILRLGNRSKGSYTAPAIDTDDGVSPAPAADAAGAASAQGAGPASNLNSAPNLRGAASASNANESTE
- a CDS encoding globin, whose amino-acid sequence is MGRPLPSTSVPAADEPVDYSDTFYGQVGGHETFKKIIHVFYQGIAADPLLRAMYHEEDLGPAEHRMLMFIEQYWGGPRTYLEERGHPRLRMRHVPFAVTPEARDRWLAAMRKGVDAGELSPMHEATLWDYMERAAHSLVNAPSDPTQAL
- a CDS encoding OsmC family protein; translation: MGLNQHHYEININWTGNRGTGTSAYNAYGRDHTVTAVGVPVLLGSADKTFHGDRDRWNPEQLLLTALAQCHMLSYLHVALKHGVVVTKYEDCANGTLILNPDGSGQFESATLHPKVYVADPATTDLALSLHAEAASQCFIARSVNFPVHHEPGLLTATQD
- the pepN gene encoding aminopeptidase N, whose protein sequence is MNLTRAEAIERTATLSVSSYDVTLDLTTSESTFASTTTVRFSAKEGSSSFIDAVTKTVHQVTLNGVELDPAEVSDGVRIQLPKLAAENELTVKADALFMNTGEGLHRFVDPVDGEVYLYSQFEVPDSRRMFAVFEQPDQKAEFTFHITAPSHWDVISNSPTPVPVAAGEVDGVKRSVWHFEPTLKMSSYITALIAGPYECVRGELTSSNGRIVPLGVFARKSLMEFLDAENVFELTRQGFEFFEKQFGVPYPFPKYDQLFVPEFNAGAMENAGAVTFLESYVFRSKVTDAMVERRAITILHELAHMWFGDLVTMRWWNDLWLNESFAEFMSTLAAAENTQYVDAWTTFSSLEKSWAYRQDQLSSTHPIKAEINDLEDVLVNFDGITYAKGASVLRQLVAWVGQEEFMAGVRAYFAKHAWSNTELPDLMVELEAASGRDLSSWTEKWLETAGVNTFKPALEVSDDGVITSFSIAQSAVAQHPTLRPHRAAIGFYDLATSGADSGKLVRTHRVELDIDGPTTDVPELVGMKRPALILLNDDDLAYAKIRLDEVSLATAKAHLQDFRDSLPRTLVSASAWDAARDGETPARDYVEFVLATIGSETDSTVIMVLLRQLATALHYYVAPAHQKATAIAAADSVWELAQNAAAGSDAQLQFVKAFAGHAQSAAQLDVVQALLDGEQQLDELALDTDMRWEFLISLAAGGRADASVIEAALALDNTQNGQLAAATAHAAIPTAEGKAATWESVVVRGEGANALQRAAIDGFTKVWDTSLLEPYVAKYFAAIQELWESKSYETASSMITGLYPSQLVSQTTLDATDAFLDALSPDVPALRRLLTESRDTVVRALRAQAADV
- a CDS encoding DUF1648 domain-containing protein — its product is MGKQVRSIDAEKAYNRRWLLGLIVGLLLLSVLGSLWMFTVASRLPPELAIHWNSKNEVDGWTSLWGIAVTTVLTAVGVGGVIAVLAVVSRGQNLLIARIGAGVGVGFGVGLATLMVAVVAGQIDLMDTTQAEVSGPVMAAGLALALILGVLVMWLYTPGELDRTPDAEVLAVNASATEEGSALALDGAERAAQGETMRISVSMGKWAWVLSVGLGATVAVSTYFIFPVLALLGVVIGAITWVFCQGTAVIGPDGVKVLASGFFKLMPLEWKEVRGASVDDIKAMDYGGWGYRMNGGSVAFIMSSGPALVMECGFHQKFVISMPDAQSAGEAAALVNGYAQSRKVKN
- a CDS encoding ribose-5-phosphate isomerase, encoding MRVHIATDHAGMELSAHLITALSAKGYEMIDHGPQAYDAEDDYPSFCINAALAVVADQAAGVDALGIVLGGSGNGEQIAANKVKGVRAALAWNLSTAQLAREHNDANVVAVGGRQHSVEEATEIIEAFLAEPFSDAERHVRRIGKIATYETTGDVVE
- a CDS encoding SGNH/GDSL hydrolase family protein; its protein translation is MGIHNFKGFVARTGAVALLSIGMIAGFAGAPATAQTHTASTTISYSVMGDSYSAGSGGGDEFGGCGQSVNGYGTWVAASLGTQFSNLACAGFTTEQVRTLEVPLLAPNTTLITLTAGGNDIGWTAAIAACLAPTSTEAVCKSAVANSVSLMKNLPKSVTSMLKAIKAKAPGARVLYLGYPRLFEPQNMAALGYTPTQISGTKTLNAAADLLNGVLALSALSNRTAFVPVAYLFRGHGVPSSSPWLTYPGGPNPFAFHPNADGYRYGYAAALRPFL